A genomic segment from Deinococcus sp. YIM 77859 encodes:
- a CDS encoding glycogen synthase — MRVVHVASEVFPFARSGGLGDVLAALPAEQARLGAEVTVLSPWYASLAGTPEEVWRGEVSGLGPVRVGALRERGVRFLFVRLPEFERPGLYHPDDVERFCAFGRAVLPVLEALDLTPDLLHGHDWQAGLVVAHAHLAGWHTAFTIHNLQYQGRWNLGEARAWTGLPDWAFSPEGVEFYGDLNLMKAGLVFAEQVTTVSPTYAQEITTPQYGEGLDGVLVRLARASRLSGILNGLDQDRWNPRTDPEIQPYADPAGKAANGARLRAEFELDGAPILGVVSRLADQKGMDLLIEALPELTERWNVVVLGGGDPLLTAALRGWSYHPRVAFVAGLNEALAHRIYAGADAFAMPSRFEPCGLSQMIALRYGTLPIVRETGGLVDTVPSEVGFRFAPATPQALAAACQEARAAFEDRAAWQTRMARGMALDFGWENPARHYLALYERLSGVSTESPAAPR, encoded by the coding sequence ATGCGGGTCGTGCACGTGGCGTCGGAAGTGTTTCCCTTTGCGCGTTCGGGAGGGCTGGGCGACGTGCTCGCGGCCCTGCCCGCCGAGCAGGCACGGCTGGGCGCGGAGGTGACGGTGCTGTCACCGTGGTACGCGTCCCTCGCCGGCACGCCCGAGGAGGTTTGGCGCGGCGAGGTGTCTGGCCTCGGCCCGGTCAGGGTGGGCGCGCTCCGCGAGAGGGGCGTCCGCTTTCTGTTTGTGCGGCTGCCCGAATTTGAGCGCCCTGGGCTGTACCACCCCGACGACGTGGAACGCTTCTGTGCCTTTGGTCGGGCGGTGCTGCCGGTGCTGGAGGCGCTGGACCTCACGCCGGACCTCCTGCACGGCCACGACTGGCAGGCGGGGCTGGTGGTCGCCCACGCGCACCTTGCGGGCTGGCACACGGCCTTTACCATTCATAACCTTCAGTACCAGGGCCGCTGGAATCTGGGCGAGGCGCGGGCGTGGACAGGACTGCCCGACTGGGCCTTTTCCCCGGAGGGAGTGGAATTCTACGGCGACCTGAACCTGATGAAAGCGGGCCTGGTGTTTGCCGAACAGGTCACCACCGTGAGCCCGACCTATGCCCAGGAGATCACCACCCCGCAGTACGGCGAGGGCCTGGATGGGGTGCTGGTTCGCCTCGCACGGGCGAGCCGCCTCAGCGGGATTCTGAACGGGCTTGACCAGGACCGCTGGAACCCGCGCACTGACCCCGAGATTCAGCCCTATGCGGACCCGGCGGGCAAGGCGGCCAACGGCGCCCGGCTGCGGGCCGAGTTCGAGCTGGACGGGGCGCCCATCCTGGGTGTGGTGAGCCGCCTGGCGGACCAAAAGGGGATGGACCTCCTGATCGAGGCGCTGCCGGAACTCACCGAGCGCTGGAACGTGGTGGTGCTGGGGGGCGGCGATCCCCTGCTGACCGCAGCGCTACGCGGGTGGAGTTATCATCCGCGCGTCGCCTTTGTGGCTGGCCTGAACGAGGCTTTGGCGCACCGCATCTATGCCGGGGCGGACGCTTTTGCCATGCCCAGCCGTTTCGAGCCCTGCGGCCTATCGCAGATGATCGCCCTGCGCTACGGCACCCTGCCCATCGTGCGCGAGACGGGCGGGCTGGTGGACACCGTGCCGAGTGAGGTGGGCTTCCGCTTTGCCCCCGCGACGCCGCAGGCTCTGGCCGCCGCCTGCCAGGAAGCCCGCGCCGCGTTCGAAGACCGTGCTGCCTGGCAGACCCGCATGGCACGCGGCATGGCGCTCGACTTCGGCTGGGAGAACCCTGCTCGGCATTACCTCGCGCTGTATGAGCGCCTGAGTGGAGTCAGCACAGAAAGTCCAGCAGCGCCGCGGTAA
- a CDS encoding amino acid ABC transporter permease gives MISEAERILQSAWAALPTLLAAAPITLGYALAAMLLGLPLALLVALARLSEAAPLQAVSGVYVSFMRGTPLLVQIFMVYYGLPAFGVTVSPLVGGVTALTLNTAAYLSETMRAAILSVPRGQWEAAYSLGLTPRQTLRLIVLPQAARVALPSLGNTLIGLVKDTSLVSVITVVELLRSAQLVIARTFEPFGPYLAAALIYWAISSLLELVQRSLEARLARRGEKATKSPGRSRGL, from the coding sequence ATGATCTCGGAAGCTGAGCGCATCCTCCAGAGTGCCTGGGCGGCGCTGCCCACCCTGCTCGCCGCCGCGCCCATCACGCTGGGCTACGCGCTGGCGGCCATGCTGCTGGGGCTCCCGCTGGCGCTGCTCGTCGCCCTGGCCCGGCTCTCGGAAGCCGCACCCTTGCAGGCCGTCAGCGGCGTGTACGTGTCCTTTATGCGCGGTACGCCGCTGCTGGTGCAGATCTTTATGGTGTACTACGGGCTGCCCGCCTTCGGTGTCACGGTCAGCCCGCTGGTGGGCGGCGTGACGGCCCTGACCCTCAACACGGCCGCCTACCTCTCGGAAACGATGCGCGCAGCCATCCTCAGCGTGCCGCGCGGACAGTGGGAGGCGGCCTACAGCCTCGGCCTCACCCCCCGGCAGACGCTGCGGCTGATCGTGCTCCCTCAGGCGGCGCGGGTGGCTCTCCCCAGCCTGGGAAATACGCTGATCGGGCTGGTGAAGGACACATCGCTCGTTTCCGTCATCACGGTGGTCGAGCTGCTGCGCAGCGCTCAACTGGTGATCGCGCGCACCTTCGAGCCCTTTGGGCCGTATCTGGCCGCGGCGCTGATCTACTGGGCGATCAGCAGCCTGCTCGAACTCGTGCAGCGGAGCCTGGAAGCCCGGCTGGCGCGGCGCGGGGAAAAGGCAACAAAAAGCCCCGGCCGAAGCCGGGGTCTTTGA
- a CDS encoding transporter substrate-binding domain-containing protein: protein MRFLLLLTTLALALTACKPNESTSPSTSPDTTGETSTAVTPPPTLRAGTLQIAMEGTYPPFTFRDEQGNLTGFDVDIARALAEEMDLRPEFVLTEWSGILGGLQADKYDVILNQVGITPERQETIGFSEPYAYSQPQIIVRKGSDFQPQTLEDLRGKRVGVGLGSNFEQQLREVGGIEVVTYPGAPEYLADLAAGRIDAAYNDRLLVGYLINKDNLPVEGAGVVGEPEPVGVAFKKTNTALGEAINRALKEIKANGTYARISEQWFGEDVSQP from the coding sequence ATGCGTTTCCTGCTCCTGCTCACAACCCTGGCCCTGGCCCTCACGGCCTGCAAGCCCAACGAGTCCACAAGCCCTTCCACGTCGCCGGATACAACAGGCGAGACGAGCACGGCGGTGACTCCTCCACCCACCCTGCGGGCGGGCACCCTGCAGATCGCGATGGAGGGCACCTACCCGCCCTTTACCTTCCGAGATGAGCAGGGCAACCTCACCGGCTTTGATGTGGACATCGCGCGGGCGCTCGCGGAGGAGATGGACCTGCGGCCTGAGTTTGTGCTCACTGAGTGGAGCGGGATTCTGGGCGGGCTCCAGGCGGACAAGTACGACGTCATTCTCAACCAGGTGGGCATCACCCCCGAACGGCAGGAGACCATTGGCTTCAGCGAGCCGTATGCCTATAGCCAGCCGCAGATCATCGTGCGCAAGGGCAGTGACTTTCAGCCCCAGACGCTGGAAGACCTCCGGGGCAAGCGGGTCGGCGTAGGCCTGGGCAGCAACTTCGAGCAGCAGCTGCGGGAGGTGGGCGGCATCGAGGTGGTGACCTACCCCGGCGCGCCGGAGTACCTGGCGGACCTGGCGGCTGGGCGCATCGACGCCGCGTACAACGACCGTCTGCTGGTGGGCTACCTGATCAACAAGGACAACCTGCCCGTCGAGGGGGCCGGAGTGGTCGGCGAGCCCGAGCCCGTCGGGGTGGCCTTTAAGAAGACGAACACGGCGCTGGGCGAGGCGATCAACCGCGCGCTGAAGGAGATCAAGGCGAACGGCACCTACGCCCGGATCAGCGAGCAGTGGTTTGGTGAGGATGTGAGCCAGCCTTGA
- a CDS encoding TrmB family transcriptional regulator, which translates to MSAVIHLQALGLTEYEARAYTALLALGRAVPARVARQAGIPRPKIYETLERLEGRGLAARVGQNPLEYAPLSAREYLARARRSFDDRLGALDRDLSRLAPDPAPEAVYHLYGEAAIRSLCEDLTLNARRSVYLAGEPVLADRLERLTPRGVELHRASLEGLPSIAAEGQRAFLLARDGEAAVIAHFIEGGGSGEAHGVHTHNPVVVHLIEGYVQLAATRTAPDR; encoded by the coding sequence ATGAGTGCCGTTATTCATCTCCAGGCGCTGGGTCTTACCGAGTACGAAGCCCGCGCCTACACTGCCCTGCTGGCCCTGGGACGAGCCGTGCCTGCCCGTGTCGCACGGCAGGCCGGCATTCCACGCCCCAAAATCTACGAGACGCTCGAACGCCTGGAAGGCCGGGGGTTGGCCGCGCGGGTCGGGCAAAATCCCTTGGAGTACGCTCCCCTCAGTGCCCGCGAGTACCTCGCCCGTGCCCGCCGGTCCTTTGACGACCGCCTGGGGGCCCTCGACCGCGACCTTTCCCGCTTGGCCCCCGATCCAGCTCCCGAGGCCGTCTATCACCTCTACGGCGAGGCGGCCATCCGCAGCCTGTGTGAGGACCTGACCCTCAATGCCCGCCGCAGCGTGTACCTCGCGGGTGAGCCTGTGCTTGCTGACCGCCTCGAACGCCTCACGCCCCGCGGCGTAGAACTGCACCGCGCCTCCCTGGAGGGCCTGCCCTCGATCGCCGCCGAGGGACAACGGGCTTTTTTGCTTGCCCGTGACGGGGAGGCTGCGGTTATCGCCCACTTTATCGAGGGGGGAGGAAGCGGTGAGGCGCACGGCGTTCATACCCATAATCCGGTTGTGGTGCACCTGATTGAGGGCTATGTTCAGCTGGCAGCGACGCGCACCGCCCCGGACCGTTGA
- a CDS encoding PAS domain S-box protein, translating to MTDLPTPPFSLSALYSSDTPFKALIEHSTDLIILLDGQGHVLYQSPSVRQCLGGNHDFGAGSDCGQVASLHPEDRERLVRQVLHSPPGVTVTLCPYRIRHVSGAWRWLEGTAVNLRHDPRVSAVLVQVRDVTVRLQAEQRARALEGLATALAGASTTAEVVQVILLQGLTAMGAVAGGVLRVDGGEVHVLGSAGYPEDVERPWRSFSLMAGIPAADAIREGRDLFLTAEDWATLYPHLQHARGSATGSHAVLTLRLRGQVTGAITLSFREDRALSETDRQHLRAVAAQCALALERGELNAQLQRQERRYRKLAEYSYDLVTLVALSGETLYISPAVQHLLGYTPEERLGVNVFEGIHPDDRDRVMQVFQQALAAQTPLLVTYRFQHKDGRWVWLESTGTNALEDPDICGVVINTRDVTARIEAEEARRLSERRLQLFEAQSGSLIRIFSDDGTCLYVSSAAQSMLGYTPEELLTYRMNELIHPEDEPAVQRAWVTHTPVPPYRLRHRDGRYLWVESSIRWITDETGAVREVHTTTRDITARQETEEALRLQLCRFQHLVNLTAEFATQEASEQPIQAALEHCLDLTEYNYGFYFPLRGGCLGEPLRAGQAADELFVWTAPLEQLHRNGEIGRALRRHAAFFAGPYEPVLTPPEPLPRPVWTSLAVLPVVAHGVLRGFMAFGTNDRVEVSEESRRLLLGVSEQASRAIERSVHLEELQQSREETLRALGLALEYRDYETKGHTDRVVHLTERLGRALGFSGKDLDALRWGAFLHDTGKVAIPDAILLKPGRLTPEEWDVIKRHPTIGYEMLAHIPSLPPTALEIVLYHQERWNGSGYPKGLAGTDIPLAARVFAVVDVYDALTSERPYKRAWTHEAAAEQLRKEAGVLLDARVVDVFLRILDHTVVPEEVGGALD from the coding sequence GTGACTGACCTTCCGACACCTCCCTTTTCCCTCAGTGCGCTCTACAGCAGTGACACGCCGTTCAAGGCCCTGATCGAACACAGCACGGACCTGATCATCCTGCTTGATGGGCAGGGCCATGTCCTGTACCAAAGCCCCTCGGTGCGGCAGTGCCTGGGCGGTAACCACGACTTCGGCGCCGGTTCGGACTGTGGCCAGGTCGCCTCCTTGCACCCGGAGGACCGCGAACGCCTGGTCCGGCAGGTGCTGCATTCGCCGCCCGGTGTCACCGTGACCCTGTGTCCCTACCGAATACGGCATGTCAGTGGCGCCTGGCGCTGGCTGGAGGGTACCGCCGTCAACCTGCGGCATGATCCCCGGGTGAGCGCTGTGCTGGTGCAGGTGCGCGACGTGACGGTACGCCTCCAGGCCGAGCAGCGTGCGCGCGCCCTGGAAGGGCTGGCGACCGCGTTGGCCGGTGCCAGCACCACGGCCGAGGTCGTGCAGGTCATTCTGCTGCAAGGGCTGACGGCCATGGGGGCGGTGGCTGGGGGCGTGCTGCGGGTGGATGGGGGAGAGGTCCACGTTCTGGGGAGCGCCGGATACCCCGAGGATGTCGAGCGTCCCTGGCGCAGCTTCTCCCTGATGGCTGGCATTCCCGCCGCGGACGCCATCCGTGAGGGCCGTGATCTGTTTCTGACCGCTGAGGACTGGGCCACCCTGTATCCGCACCTGCAACACGCCCGTGGCTCTGCAACGGGCAGTCATGCCGTGCTGACCCTGAGGCTGCGGGGACAGGTGACCGGCGCCATCACGCTTTCTTTTCGGGAGGACCGGGCCCTGAGCGAAACCGATCGCCAGCACCTGCGTGCGGTGGCGGCTCAGTGTGCGCTGGCGCTGGAACGCGGTGAGCTGAACGCGCAGCTGCAGCGGCAGGAACGCCGCTACCGCAAGTTGGCCGAGTACAGCTATGACCTGGTGACCCTTGTGGCGCTGAGCGGTGAGACGCTCTACATCAGCCCGGCCGTGCAGCACTTGTTGGGCTACACCCCGGAGGAGCGGCTGGGCGTGAATGTGTTCGAAGGCATCCACCCGGATGACCGTGACCGCGTGATGCAGGTGTTTCAGCAGGCGCTTGCCGCTCAGACGCCGCTGCTGGTCACGTACCGCTTTCAGCACAAGGACGGCCGGTGGGTCTGGCTGGAATCGACCGGCACGAACGCCCTGGAGGACCCGGACATCTGCGGCGTGGTGATCAACACGCGCGACGTCACGGCTCGCATCGAGGCCGAGGAGGCCCGCCGGCTCAGTGAACGTCGCCTGCAACTGTTCGAGGCGCAGTCCGGAAGCCTGATTCGCATCTTCAGTGACGACGGAACCTGCCTCTACGTGTCCTCAGCGGCGCAGAGCATGCTCGGGTACACACCCGAGGAGCTGCTGACCTACCGAATGAACGAGCTGATTCACCCGGAAGACGAACCTGCGGTGCAAAGAGCTTGGGTGACCCATACACCTGTTCCGCCCTACCGTCTGCGCCACCGTGACGGCCGGTACCTGTGGGTGGAAAGCAGCATTCGCTGGATCACCGACGAGACGGGCGCCGTGAGAGAGGTGCATACCACCACGCGGGATATCACCGCTCGGCAGGAGACCGAGGAGGCCCTGAGGCTGCAGCTCTGCCGCTTTCAGCACCTGGTGAACCTGACAGCGGAATTCGCGACGCAAGAGGCTTCTGAGCAGCCCATTCAAGCGGCCCTGGAGCACTGCCTGGACCTGACGGAGTATAACTACGGCTTCTACTTTCCGCTCAGGGGTGGCTGCCTGGGTGAGCCGCTGCGGGCCGGACAGGCGGCGGACGAGCTGTTTGTCTGGACGGCGCCGCTAGAGCAGCTCCACCGCAACGGAGAGATTGGCCGGGCCCTGCGGCGGCACGCGGCCTTTTTTGCTGGACCCTATGAGCCGGTATTGACTCCCCCCGAACCCCTGCCGCGCCCCGTGTGGACGTCGCTGGCGGTGCTGCCGGTGGTGGCCCACGGAGTCCTGCGGGGATTCATGGCCTTTGGAACCAACGACCGGGTGGAGGTGAGCGAGGAGAGCCGGCGGCTGCTGCTGGGCGTGAGCGAACAGGCCAGCCGCGCCATCGAGCGCAGCGTGCACCTAGAAGAACTCCAGCAGTCGCGCGAGGAGACCCTGCGTGCCCTGGGGCTGGCCCTGGAATACCGCGACTACGAAACCAAGGGACACACCGACCGAGTGGTTCACCTGACCGAGCGTTTGGGACGCGCGCTGGGCTTTTCAGGAAAGGACCTCGACGCCCTGCGCTGGGGTGCCTTTCTGCACGACACGGGCAAGGTGGCGATTCCCGACGCGATTTTGCTGAAACCGGGCAGGCTGACGCCCGAAGAATGGGACGTGATCAAGCGTCACCCGACCATCGGGTACGAGATGCTCGCGCACATCCCTTCCCTGCCTCCCACCGCCCTGGAAATCGTCCTGTACCACCAGGAGCGTTGGAACGGCAGCGGCTACCCGAAGGGGTTGGCCGGCACGGATATTCCACTTGCGGCCCGGGTCTTTGCAGTCGTTGACGTCTACGACGCCCTGACCAGCGAGCGGCCCTACAAGCGGGCCTGGACCCATGAGGCGGCGGCCGAGCAGCTGCGCAAGGAAGCCGGGGTCCTGCTGGACGCGCGTGTTGTGGACGTCTTTCTCCGGATTCTCGACCATACTGTTGTGCCAGAGGAGGTTGGCGGTGCCCTGGATTGA
- a CDS encoding alpha/beta fold hydrolase, giving the protein MPWIDAPFARQSNVTLAGSGSRTLLCAHGFCSHQGIFRHQLQAFQATHRVVAYDLAGFGQSAPELWDAERHSRLDGYAADLVRLIDELDLRRIILLGASMSAMIGVLASLQRPERFEALVFIGASPRYLNGAAYHGGFERAEVDAFYRLIEQQGDWQGALTGLLLNQPVSLPLQEIAQSVRGVKPEVARVVARAIFESDYRPLLAQVRHPVLVTQTRADSAVPVSVGLYLRDNLPRADLVFLPGVGHLPHFTEPDPFNGVLRQFLARTSAAEEP; this is encoded by the coding sequence GTGCCCTGGATTGACGCTCCCTTTGCCCGGCAGTCCAACGTGACCCTCGCCGGTTCCGGTTCCCGCACGCTGCTGTGTGCCCACGGGTTCTGCTCCCATCAGGGCATCTTCCGGCACCAGCTGCAGGCGTTTCAGGCCACCCACCGAGTGGTGGCCTACGACCTCGCGGGCTTCGGGCAGTCGGCTCCGGAGCTGTGGGACGCCGAGCGTCACAGCCGACTCGACGGCTATGCCGCCGACCTGGTGCGGCTGATCGACGAACTCGATCTGCGGCGTATCATCCTGCTGGGCGCCTCTATGAGCGCCATGATCGGCGTGTTGGCCTCGTTGCAACGGCCCGAGCGCTTCGAGGCCCTGGTGTTTATCGGGGCCAGCCCGCGGTATCTGAACGGCGCCGCGTACCACGGGGGGTTTGAGCGGGCGGAGGTCGATGCCTTTTACCGCCTGATCGAGCAGCAGGGAGACTGGCAGGGCGCCCTGACGGGCCTGCTGCTCAACCAGCCTGTCTCCCTGCCGCTTCAGGAGATCGCGCAGAGTGTCCGGGGCGTCAAGCCGGAGGTGGCCCGTGTGGTGGCGCGGGCGATCTTCGAGTCCGACTACCGCCCCCTGCTCGCCCAGGTGCGTCATCCGGTGCTCGTGACCCAGACGCGGGCGGACAGCGCCGTGCCGGTCAGCGTGGGCCTGTACCTGCGGGACAACCTGCCGCGCGCGGACCTGGTCTTTCTCCCCGGTGTGGGCCACCTCCCCCACTTCACTGAACCCGATCCATTCAACGGGGTGCTTCGGCAGTTCCTCGCCCGCACCTCAGCCGCCGAGGAGCCCTAG
- a CDS encoding IS5 family transposase (programmed frameshift) — MGRTDLTEQQWATLAPLLPKNPKKGHAYKDYKPVLNGIIWREKTGAPWRDIPERYGSWKTCHDRFTRWSRNGVWAEILAAPQLKADAGGKMDWEGAAVDSTHVKAHRSAVGARKEPAKLEKRGLLEDEWLGISRGGRTTKIHVLMDGKCRPLSVLISAGQASDPTDLVPLLDAVRVGRSARGRPRKRPTTLRMDRAYGARQYRRALRARKIRCVCPERQDARKARLRKGQRGGRPPKFDAQADQGRQVVERGINRLKDFRAIATRYEKRGHQFLAGVHVACILLWL; from the exons ATGGGACGGACGGATTTGACGGAGCAGCAGTGGGCCACTCTGGCCCCGCTGCTCCCCAAGAACCCAAAGAAGGGACACGCCTACAAGGACTATAAGCCCGTCCTGAACGGCATCATTTGGCGTGAGAAGACGGGGGCGCCGTGGCGAGACATCCCAGAGCGGTACGGGTCGTGGAAGACCTGCCATGACCGCTTCACCCGCTGGTCGCGGAATGGGGTCTGGGCCGAGATTCTAGCCGCCCCGCAACTGAAAGCCGATGCTGGGGGAAAGATGGATTGGGAAGGTGCAGCGGTCGACAGCACGCATGTGAAAGCCCACCGCAGTGCGGTGGGCGCACGAAAAGAACCGGCCAAGCTGGAAAAAAGGGGGT TACTCGAAGACGAGTGGCTCGGCATCAGTCGTGGAGGACGGACCACCAAAATTCACGTCCTGATGGACGGGAAGTGTCGGCCCCTCAGTGTGCTGATCTCCGCTGGACAGGCGAGCGACCCAACCGACCTCGTCCCGCTTCTCGATGCGGTGCGGGTCGGGCGTTCGGCTCGGGGACGCCCCCGGAAGCGTCCCACAACCCTGCGGATGGATCGGGCGTATGGCGCGCGGCAATACCGGCGTGCCCTCAGGGCACGCAAGATCAGGTGCGTCTGTCCAGAACGTCAGGATGCCCGCAAGGCTCGGCTGCGGAAGGGCCAGCGGGGGGGGAGACCCCCGAAATTTGACGCACAAGCCGACCAGGGCCGCCAGGTCGTCGAAAGGGGCATCAATCGCCTCAAGGATTTTCGAGCCATTGCCACCCGGTACGAGAAGCGTGGTCACCAGTTTTTGGCCGGTGTCCACGTCGCTTGCATTCTTCTCTGGCTCTGA